In Tachysurus fulvidraco isolate hzauxx_2018 chromosome 1, HZAU_PFXX_2.0, whole genome shotgun sequence, a single window of DNA contains:
- the slc17a6b gene encoding vesicular glutamate transporter 2.1, giving the protein MDTPKEPGFVPSKEGFKHLAGKTLGHVYKVLEKRQKPGDNIELTEDGRPTQSSERKAPLCDCTCFGLPRRYIIAIMSGLGFCISFGIRCNLGVAIVGMVNNSTIHQNGKIIIKEKAKFNWDPETVGMIHGSFFWGYIVTQIPGGYISSRLAANRVFGAAIVLTATLNMFIPSAARVHYGCVIFVRILQGLVEGVTYPACHGIWSKWAPPLERSRLATTSFCGSYAGAVVAMPLAGILVQYSGWSSVFYVYGCFGLMWYMFWILVSYESPAEHPTITDEERCYIEESIGESAKLLGPSDKFKTPWRKFFTSMPVYAIIVANFCRSWTFYLLLISQPAYFEEVFGFEISKVGMLSALPHLVMTIIVPIGGQIADYLRSKNLMSTTNVRKIMNCGGFGMEATLLLIVGYSHSKGMAISFLVLAVGFSGFAISGFNVNHLDIAPRYASILMGISNGVGTLSGMVCPLIVGAMTKNKTREEWQYVFLIASLVHYGGVIFYGLFASGEKQPWADPEQTSEEKCGFIDEDELAEETGDITQNYGALGAPAKSYGATSQMNGGWPDGWEKREEYVQEGAEEGGYGYRQGREYS; this is encoded by the exons ATGGATACTCCAAAGGAGCCCGGTTTTGTGCCCAGCAAAGAGGGTTTCAAGCATCTAGCAGGGAAGACGCTGGGTCATGTGTACAA GGTGTTGGAGAAGAGACAGAAACCTGGGGATAATATTGAATTAACGGAAGATGGCCGACCGACGCAGAGCAGTGAACGGAAGGCGCCCTTATGTGACTGCACGTGCTTCGGCCTCCCGCGCCGCTACATCATCGCCATCATGAGCGGCCTCGGCTTTTGCATCTCTTTCGGCATTCGGTGCAATTTGGGCGTGGCCATCGTGGGCATGGTGAACAACAGCACCATTCACCAGAACggcaaaataataattaaagag AAAGCCAAGTTTAACTGGGACCCGGAGACAGTGGGAATGATCCATGGCTCATTTTTCTGGGGTTATATAGTGACCCAAATCCCAGGAGGATACATATCATCGCGATTAGCAGCCAACAG gGTGTTCGGGGCAGCTATCGTCCTCACCGCAACTCTCAACATGTTCATCCCTTCTGCTGCGCGCGTGCACTACGGTTGCGTCATATTCGTCAGGATATTGCAGGGGCTGGTGGAG GGAGTGACATACCCAGCATGCCATGGGATTTGGAGTAAATGGGCCCCGCCTCTGGAGAGAAGTCGCTTGGCCACCACCTCCTTTTGTG GATCCTATGCTGGGGCAGTTGTAGCCATGCCTCTGGCTGGGATCCTGGTGCAGTACTCTGGCTGGTCCTCTGTCTTCTATGTTTATG GGTGTTTTGGCCTTATGTGGTACATGTTCTGGATCTTGGTGTCCTATGAGAGTCCCGCTGAGCATCCTACAATCACGGATGAGGAGCGCTGCTACATCGAGGAAAGCATTGGAGAGAGTGCCAAGCTTCTGGGCCCATCTGAT AAATTCAAGACACCCTGGAGGAAGTTCTTCACCTCAATGCCTGTCTATGCAATCATTGTGGCCAACTTCTGCAGAAGCTGGACCTTTTACCTGCTGCTCATCAGCCAGCCAGCATACTTTGAGGAAGTGTTTGGCTTTGAGATAAGCAAG GTTGGCATGCTCTCAGCCCTTCCGCATCTGGTAATGACCATCATTGTGCCCATTGGAGGGCAGATAGCAGATTATCTACGTAGTAAGAACCTCATGTCTACGACCAATGTCAGAAAGATCATGAATTGTGGAG GCTTCGGTATGGAAGCTACTTTGCTGCTAATAGTAGGATACTCTCACAGTAAAGGCATGGCCATCTCATTCCTGGTGCTAGCTGTGGGCTTCAGTGGATTTGCTATATCAG GCTTCAATGTCAATCACTTAGATATAGCTCCGCGTTATGCCAGTATTCTGATGGGCATCTCAAATGGAGTAGGGACCCTGTCAGGCATGGTGTGCCCTCTGATTGTTGGTGCTATGACCAAAAATAAG ACCAGAGAAGAGTGGCAGTATGTGTTCCTCATTGCATCACTGGTGCATTACGGCGGTGTGATCTTCTACGGCCTCTTTGCATCGGGTGAGAAACAGCCATGGGCTGATCCAGAGCAGACCAGTGAAGAAAAATGTGGCTTCATTGATGAGGATGAGTTGGCTGAAGAGACTGGGGACATCA